In Luxibacter massiliensis, the genomic stretch TGGTTAAGCTGTGGACACAAATTATGCAGTCGTTACATTGGTAGCCTGAGGCCCACGGTTTCCCTCTATAATGTCAAAAACAACTTCCTGCCCTTCGTCCAGGCTCTTGTAGCCGTCAGAAGCAATACCTGAAAAATGTACAAATACATCTTCCCCGTTATCACTGTTTGTGATGAAACCAAATCCTTTTTGTGCGTTAAACCATTTTACTGTACCTTTGTTCATGAAAGATACCTCCTTAAATTAAATTGTAAATCTGGGAAAATAAAAAATCACA encodes the following:
- a CDS encoding cold-shock protein; its protein translation is MNKGTVKWFNAQKGFGFITNSDNGEDVFVHFSGIASDGYKSLDEGQEVVFDIIEGNRGPQATNVTTA